One Purpureocillium takamizusanense chromosome 1, complete sequence genomic window carries:
- a CDS encoding uncharacterized protein (COG:S~MEROPS:MER0036115~TransMembrane:1 (o12-32i)~EggNog:ENOG503NZUI), with protein MDVVAGGSLRWPSATVLVTTTAIATASLLVLARATLWPRKQRVLRSPLRTVLPRASSEELQGLVYRPDEFPGARDVDTPYGSVRVYEFGPEDGEKVLFVHGISTSCITLARLARALADRGCRVMLYDLFGRGFSDGVGDLPHDERLYSSQMLCVLASSPLAWTGHGAFRLVGYSLGGGIAVHFANAFPRLVSSLVLLAPAGLIRPESFGALTRFVFSSGAVPERILARITQQRLQRPIAASRLSKNAAVAAVAVTAAAAEATDLHSSGGGKHTASPLEDRVLDYVRWMVVHHEGFVPAFMSCIRFAPLTDQHDAWRRLAARAPGSTAVFLAEADEIIDVDDYTRDGLTLAGGSDNVVWRVLPGSHDFVMTHVDEIMKELDALWGIKKG; from the exons atggacgtcgtcgccggcggctcccTGCGGTGGCCGTCCGCCACGGTGCTcgtcacgacgacggccattgcgacggcctcgctgctCGTGCTCGCCAGGGCGACGCTCTGGCCGCGGAAGCAGCGCGTGCTGCGCAGCCCGCTGCGCACCGTCCTCCCGCGCGCATCGagcgaggagctgcagggGCTCGTATACCGTCCCGACGAGTTCCCGGGGGCGCGGGACGTGGACACGCCG TATGGCTCTGTGCGCGTGTACGAGTTTGGGCCCGAGGATGGCGAAAAGGTGCTCTTCGTCCACGGCATCAGCACCTCGTGCATCACCCTGGCAAGACTCGCCCGCGCTCTGGCCGACCGCGGCTGCCGCGTCATGCTCTAC GACCTTTTTGGGCGCGGCTTCtccgacggcgtcggcgacctccCGCACGACGAGCGCCTCTACTCCTCGCAGATGCTCTGCGTCCTCGCCTCGAGCCCCCTCGCGTGGACGGGCCACGGGGCcttccgcctcgtcggctactccctcggcggcggcatcgccgtgcACTTTGCCAACGCCTtcccgcgcctcgtctcgtcgctcgtcctgctcgccCCCGCGGGGCTCATCCGCCCGGAGAGCTTCGGCGCCCTCACCCGCTTCGTCTTCTCCTCGGGCGCCGTCCCCGAGCGCATCCTCGCGCGCATcacccagcagcgcctgcagcggCCCATTGCCGCCTCGCGCCTGTCCAAgaacgccgccgtcgctgccgtcgccgtcaccgccgccgccgccgaggccacggACCTGCATTcatcgggcggcggcaagcacACCGCCTCGCCGCTCGAGGACCGCGTGCTCGACTACGTCCGCTGGATGGTGGTCCACCACGAGGGCTTCGTCCCGGCCTTCATGTCGTGCATCCGCTTCGCGCCCCTGACGGACCAGCACGACGcctggcgccgcctcgccgcccgcgcgcccggcTCCAcggccgtcttcctcgccgaggccgacgagatcatcgacgtcgacgactacacgcgcgacggcctcaccctcgccggcggcagtgACAACGTCGTCTGGAGGGTCCTCCCCGGCAGCCACGACTTTGTCATGACGCACGTGGACGAGATCATGAAGGAGCTCGATGCCCTGTGGGGCATCAAGAAGGGTTGA
- a CDS encoding uncharacterized protein (COG:S~TransMembrane:12 (i62-91o111-129i141-158o170-193i200-223o229-249i318-340o360-384i405-424o430-457i464-485o500-520i)~EggNog:ENOG503NX28): protein MAKEDVAASLDPSVESPGDEERRKRTLGNVRLMHHDSKAVILVPRPTSDPNDPLNWPIWQKYYIAIVLCTTMAMCNFLAAGPSIAIVQTAADFFPGSMADNTLVSYAIPRVAYFFTTTSLLQGTGNLVWVPMANKWGRRPVYILSYLVYFATSVWLIFDKSYGGFLAGRILMGFGAGAAETIAPVSIADIFFLHERGSIMSAYTCFLSIGVAAGIIISGLITINHPWRTIYEVGSALVGLVLLLAIITLPETAYPRDSGNDCDVPTSTDKLAGTSSAKACFETSRTPGLERDSYFRSLRLFRRTLTDENIFKMMIRPFGLIILPSVLWAALVQAVTIGFLVAVTSNVDPAFEQAYHFQPYQVGLCFLSAVIGSLLGVPAGGILGDRVADCLTKRNGGVREPEMRLPAICLSCITAPLALVLFGVGVQHQLHWICPTIGLGLLNFSITQATNICLVYVIDAYRPVAGEVTLAVMGFKSLFGFLLSFETNPWIERSGYQNAYGAMAGISAGVLVLWVPLYIWGKRIRHSTWKWPVMVLVHWSDDREVGE, encoded by the exons ATGGCCAAGGAAGATGTCGCAGCAAGTTTGGACCCCAGTGTCGAGAGCCCTGGCGATGAAGAGAGACGAAAACGAACGCTGGGCAATGTACGGTTGATGCACCATGACAGCAAGGCTGTCATACTTGTTCCTCGACCGACATCTGACCCTAATGATCCCCTGAACTG GCCGATATGGCAAAAATACTacatcgccatcgtccttTGCACGACCATGGCCATGTGCAACTTTCTAGCCGCTGGTCCAAGCATTGCCATTGTCCAGACAGCTGCAGACTTCTTCCCCGGATCCATGGCGGACAACACCCTCGTGTCATATGCGATACCCAGAGTTGCCTACTTCTTCACGACAACATCTCTGCTGCAGGGTACGGGAAACCTCGTCTGGGTGCCCATGGCCAATAAATGGGGGCGCAGGCCAGTCTACATACTCAGCTATCTTGTATACTTTGCCACCTCCGTCTGGCTCATATTCGACAAGTCGTATGGCGGATTTCTAGCTGGGCGCATACTCATGGGGTttggcgccggggcggccgaGACCATTGCCCCCGTTTCAATTGCCGACATCTTCTTCCTGCACGAAAGGGGCAGCATCATGTCGGCGTATACTTGCTTTCTATCAATCGGCGTTGCAGCAGGAATAATCATCTCGGGGCTCATCACGATAAACCACCCCTGGCGCACCATATACGAGGTCGGCTCCGCCCTGGTCGGCTTGGTCCTGCTTCTGGCCATTATTACTCTGCCTGAGACGGCTTACCCTCGGGACAGTGGCAACGACTGCGATGTCCCGACCTCAACGGACAAGCTGGCAGGCACAAGCTCAGCCAAAGCCTGCTTCGAAACGTCGAGAACTCCGGGTCTTGAGCGTGACAGCTACTTCCGGTCTCTCCGGCTGTTCCGAAGAACGCTGACCGACGAAAACATCTTCAAGATGATGATCCGGCCGTTTGGCCTCATCATTCTTCCGTCGGTGCTCTGGGCTGCGCTCGTTCAGGCTGTCACGATCGGCTTCCTCGTGGCGGTGACATCCAACGTGGATCCCGCGTTTGAGCAGGCTTACCACTTCCAGCCATATCAAGTTGGGCTGTGTTTCTTGTCGGCAGTCATCGGCTCACTGCTCGGCGTTCCCGCCGGCGGTATCCTGGGGGATAGAGTGGCGGACTGCCTGACCAAACGCAACGGGGGTGTCCGCGAGCCAGAGATGCGCCTTCCTGCGATATGCTTGTCTTGCATCACGGCCCCTTTGGCATTGGTATTGTTCGGTGTCGGGGTTCAGCATCAACTACACTGGATCTGTCCCACCATCGGTCTTGGTCTTT TGAACTTTTCCATCACACAGGCGACAAATATCTGCCTCGTCTACGTCATCGATGCCTATCGTCCTGTTGCTGGCGAGGTCACTCTCGCCGTCATGGGTTTCAAAT CGCTGTTCGGATTCCTCCTGTCTTTCGAGACGAACCCCTGGATCGAAAGGAGCGGCTACCAGAACGCCtacggcgccatggcgggcatcTCTGCTGGCGTGCTCGTGTTGTGGGTGCCGCTGTACATTTGGGGCAAGAGGATCAGACACAGTACGTGGAAGTGGCCGGTTATGGTCCTCGTCCACTGGAGCGACGACCGAGAAGTCGGAGAGTAG
- a CDS encoding uncharacterized protein (EggNog:ENOG503NWX5~COG:K~TransMembrane:1 (o743-761i)), producing the protein MAGPSLSHILDPPRPIAHVTGLDTSSDFPQHTAISAAVPVSDPTAGSAGTTLGPTSSRPHVVLAPMHGNSSVTSSSAPAVASDAGAPPRLPPDQSQFQHGSASSNKSHVGNNLYACRDCGRSYSRPEHLVRHVQTHTLGRRFVCDICQKSFARKDLLRRHVANHDNDTPQKRRRTTSSPGAGRVTQACRACAMARVKCDETKPCRRCINRKLSCVASEAGSAAAMHLVHLSANAHMTTTEPAQPNAVMGPGDAPDSSSPASHGQVRSVPSVSTSGPEPATTKSTPLSQSASYQPDDGQLLTPDTGADQANAEPYHQPYEPTNTIPNAIMAMNRSPFFDFLRDVLYEQPIDTSRIPDSQGLAVLDFCDNANLDLTELDFGLLDHWNLDGMVEGTLPAQDVVTHGANSAEIAQMRQSLVQAWTESPWRWDPKNHDTGYREQGLLAVAAKEMSSAQFQESRKRLERVVAEKLEQPTRDRVLAILLSTCHQNSAAANRVAASFPTVEVMDTLVHIFLASQACQVDEWIHFPTFRLNVQWPEWVAMAAAMGAALTPLPTLRKFGFAVQEAVRITIPARFEENNTAIQRLGLVQSLILVQDLGLWSGNRRKMEIAECHLVIPVTMMRYRGRFQRSKYPVIAVDSTDEGEVLERKWKQWVEMEQWKRLVFHCYIREAQTSMTTLTNPCLSYSELTLPLPESRELWLAENALEWKTRYLERNAGHQKRPPSVGDLFHDVHLLTQNHARLDVQYSISIFLHGFWALILEYRQLSSVHKTRSYANSLGGNPNLLLGSRHQELVKDLQSFQLIASGWRDMSPREHLLLNLLMMNLHVSLDDMQLFSGKEGEDQARRIYPVLQQWATSSESRSAVWCAAQVLRYARYFPQDHLKDFYAVAVHHAALSLWTYGVVVRASRRQPASSQYQNEVIYLDGSDSIAIQRFIGFDQGRPVIKAPAVRGMVREASVQDPRACMEIAQDVLRSNFTRGQELPPLAENLCQIIQQLGAAAWAVGLG; encoded by the exons ATGGCAGGGCCGTCCCTTTCTCACATCCTCGACCCTCCGCGGCCAATCGCCCATGTCACCGGACTCGACACGTCGTCTGACTTTCCTCAGCACACTGCCATATCTGCCGCCGTTCCTGTTTCCGACCCTACCGCCGGATCTGCTGGCACCACGCTTGGTCCGACATCTTCGCGGCCTCATGTCGTTCTCGCGCCTATGCACGGGAATAGCTCCGTGACGTCCTCGTCTGCGCCTGCGGTCGCTTCTGACGCAGGTGCCCCTCCGCGGCTGCCACCAGACCAGTCTCAATTCCAGCATGGCTCGGCCTCATCGAACAAGAGCCATGTAGGCAACAACTTGTACGCATGTCGCGACTGTGGACGATCTTACTCTCGCCCAGAGCATCTGGTGAGGCATGTCCAGACACACACCCTCGGCCGACGTTTTGTCTGTGATATATGTCAGAAATCGTTTGCTCGCAAGGACCTCCTCCGAAGGCACGTCGCAAATCATGACAACGACACGCCGCAGAAGCGACGCCGAACGACATCCTCCCCAGGGGCTGGACGGGTTACGCAAGCATGCAGGGCTTGTGCCATGGCTCGCGTCAAGTGTGATGAGACGAAaccatgtcgccgctgcATCAACCGCAAGCTCTCATGCGTCGCATCCGAGGCAGGATCAGCAGCTGCCATGCACTTGGTCCATTTGTCCGCGAACGCCCACATGACCACGACTGAGCCAGCTCAACCCAACGCCGTGATGGGGCCCGGAGACGCTCCAGACTCATCGTCCCCGGCGTCACACGGGCAAGTGCGGTCAGTACCTAGCGTCTCAACCTCGGGCCCGGAGCCTGCCACCACGAAGAGTACACCTCTGTCACAGTCAGCATCCTATCAACCGGACGACGGACAATTACTCACACCTGACACGGGTGCCGATCAAG CCAATGCTGAGCCGTATCACCAGCCGTATGAGCCAACAAATACGATACCGAACGCCATCATGGCTATGAACAGGTCCCCATTCTTCGACTTTCTGCGCGACGTGCTTTACGAGCAGCCTATCGACACGTCGAGGATACCCGACTcgcagggcctcgccgtgctcgactTTTGCGACAATGCGAACCTGGATCTCACGGAGCTGGACTTTGGTCTTCTTGATCATTGGAACTTGGACGGCATGGTGGAAGGGACTCTTCCGGCTCAGGATGTCGTCACGCATGGCGCAAACTCGGCCGAAATTGCTCAAATGCGTCAGAGTCTGGTCCAGGCTTGGACTGAGTCGCCCTGGCGGTGGGATCCTAAGAACCATGACACTGGATATCGAGAGCAAGGCCTTCTCGCTGTTGCAGCCAAGGAAATGTCGAGCGCCCAGTTTCAGGAGAGCCGAAAACGACTGGAGAGAGTGGTGGCGGAGAAGCTGGAGCAGCCGACGAGAGATCGTGTCCTCGCCATACTGCTCTCGACGTGCCACCAAAACTCGGCTGCTGCcaaccgcgtcgccgcctcttTCCCGACGGTCGAGGTCATGGACACTTTGGTGCACATATTTCTGGCGTCACAGGCTTGCCAGGTTGACGAGTGGATTCACTTTCCGACGTTCAGATTGAATGTGCAATGGCCCGAGTGGGTTGCCATGGCTGCCGCAATGGGGGCGGCCTTGACTCCATTGCCTACCCTCCGCAAATTTGGCTTCGCCGTACAAGAAGCAGTCC GAATCACGATACCAGCCAGA TTTGAAGAAAATAACACTGCCATACAAAGGCTGGGTCTCGTGCAATCCCTCATCCTAGTCCAAGACCTTGGGCTTTGGAGCGGGAATCGACGCAAGATGGAAATTGCGGAATGCCATCTCGTCATTCCAGTGACG ATGATGCGTTACCGAGGCAGATTCCAACGATCAAAATACCCCGTCATTGCGGTCGATTCCACCGACGAAGGCGAGGTGCTTGAGCGAAAATGGAAACAGTGGGTTGAAATGGAGCAATGGAAACG GCTCGTGTTTCATTGCTACATACGTGAGGCTCAGACGTCGATGACTACGCTGACCAATCCGTGCCTCTCGTACTCGGAGCTTACTCTTCCTCTCCCGGAGTCGAGGGAACTTTGGTTGGCGGAGAACGCACTTGAATGGAAGACGCGATATCTGGAGAGGAACGCCGGACACCAGAAGCGACCGCCGTCGGTGGGAGACCTCTTCCACGATGTTCACCTGCTGACACAGAACCATGCGCGACTTGACGTGCAGTATTCGATATCCATTTTTTTGCATGGCTTCTGGGCGCTGATATTAGAGTATCGACAACTAAGCTCTGTTCACAAGACTCGGTCATACGCCAACAGCCTTGGCGGGAATCCAAACCTGCTCCTCGGCTCGCGTCACCAAGAGTTGGTGAAGGACTTGCAGAGCTTCCAGCTGATTGCATCTGGGTGGCGGGACATGTCACCACGGGAGCACCTGCTCCTCAACCTACTGATGATGAACTTGCATGTGTCCCTGGACGACATGCAGCTCTTCTCGGGGAAGGAAGGCGAGGATCAAGCGCGTCGGATTTACCCAGTGCTGCAGCAATGGGCAACGAGCTCGGAATCGCGGTCTGCGGTGTGGTGCGCCGCGCAGGTCCTGCGGTACGCACGATACTTTCCGCAGGATCACCTGAAGGACTTTTACGCTGTGGCTGTGCACCACGCGGCTCTATCCTTGTGGACGTATGGTGTTGTGGTGCGGGCAAGCCGACGGCAGCCCGCGTCTTCACAATACCAGAACGAAGTCATCTACCTAGACGGCTCTGACTCGATAGCCATTCAGCGGTTCATCGGCTTCGACCAAGGACGACCGGTCATCAAGGCTCCGGCCGTTCGAGGCATGGTCAGGGAAGCCTCGGTCCAAGACCCGCGCGCCTGCATGGAGATTGCGCAGGACGTGCTGCGGTCGAACTTTACTCGAGGGCAAGAGCTACCGCCTCTAGCTGAGAATCTGTGTCAGATAATCCAGCAATTAGGCGCCGCTGCTTGGGCAGTAGGGCTGGGCTGA
- a CDS encoding uncharacterized protein (EggNog:ENOG503P2YD~COG:O), which translates to MASSSAHVGPASLLELESSDQDGHNSSVDAGPMESSDQLTASTSCPWQTTEFHEGECSRYFDCPGHHIARETSTDDDVNDDETAEGGPSTVQERRDTQPAISYGNAVDVPTAHGNEPRSTTHDDQDPSRFSGSTSGVPVAQESGHATGSQANTYSLPIRSSSMVSTTNNALNAQQYRTTPPSPNHVQRSTSGYREVWQTEGRAGSYGFEEDPDTRRRGSGSRASRDQSPDAPIPRRHRTRNDGQESPEFVLPRWQPDAEVTYCPICHAQFSFFVRKHHCRKCGRVVCNSCSPHRIIIPHQYIVRPPGSDMAMPPSLLLDGLGAGYFDVNGPAGGERVRLCNPCVPDPNTAPPQSPTSSAGASPRSSHQRSRSTMGGTYAGPPASHRYGTVLATGRPGDVHQYYSPRTRSITMVRGPHGGSSGSSGHHRTTVIYPTPLDRLLAVGPSSTPSGSRRHRHSSFGEGPSSSRQRALPPPPQIAEEDECPICHRELPSRELPDFDELRESHITMCIQAHSTYGSPMPRDGDDGEAPLAAPRRTGMYSYAATEKDCIDDAECTICLEEFTVGVAMARLECLCRFHRACISAWFVNHPGRCPVHQHDGFGF; encoded by the exons ATggcgagctcgtccgccCATGTCGGGCCTGCCTCCCTCTTGGAGTTGGAGAGTTCTGATCAGGACGGTCACAATTCATCTGTGGATGCAGGTCCGATGGAGAGCAGCGATCagttgacggcctcgacgagtTGCCCCTGGCAAACGACCGAGTTTCACGAGGGGGAATGCTCCCGCTACTTCGATTGCCCGGGCCATCATATCGCGAGAGAAACGTCAACGGACGACGATGTCAATGATGATGAGACGGCAGAGGGCGGCCCTTCCACGGTGCAAGAGCGTCGGGACACCCAACCTGCGATCAGCTACGGGAACGCTGTCGATGTTCCCACGGCACACGGGAACGAGCCAAGGTCAACAACCCATGACGACCAGGACCCTAGCAGGTTTTCAGGGTCGACTTCGGGTGTACCGGTTGCCCAGGAGTCAGGTCATGCGACTGGCAGCCAAGCAAACACGTACTCGCTGCCCATTCGATCCTCTTCTATGGTCAGTACGACAAACAACGCCCTGAACGCCCAGCAATATCGTACAActccgccctcgccaaaTCATGTCCAGCGCTCAACCAGCGGCTATAGGGAAGTTTGGCAGACCGAGGGTAGAGCGGGTTCCTATGGCTTCGAGGAAGACCCCGACACGCGGAGACGAGGGAGCGGgtcgcgggcctcgcgtGACCAGTCGCCGGATGCACCCattcctcgccggcatcgaaCGCGCAACGACGGACAAGAGTCACCAGAGTTTGTGCTCCCTAGGTGGCAGCCTGATGCAGAGGTCACGTATTGTCCCATTTGCCATGCTCAATTTAGCTTCTTCGTGCGCAAGCATCACTGCCG AAAATGCGGACGGGTGGTGTGCAACTCGTGCTCgccgcatcgcatcatcATCCCTCATCAGTATATCGTTCGCCCACCGGGGTCGGACATGGCCATGCCCCCCAGCCTGcttcttgatggcctcggcgctgggTACTTTGACGTAAACGGTCCCGCGGGCGGAGAACGGGTCAGGTTGTGCAATCCTTGCGTACCAGACCCaaacacggcgccgccacagAGCCCGACATCGTCGGctggcgcgtcgccgcgctcttCACACCAGCGTTCTCGGAGCACCATGGGCGGTACGTATGctggcccgcccgcgagcCACAGATACGGAACGGTCCTTGCCACTGGCCGCCCTGGCGATGTTCACCAGTATTACTCGCCACGCACGAGGAGCATTACAATG GTCCGTGGGCCTCATGGAGGCAGCTCTGGTTCATCCGGCCATCATCGCACGACTGTCATCTACCCAACTCCGCTTGaccgcctgctcgccgttGGCCCATCCAGTACACCGTCTGGctcgcgacgccatcgccataGCTCGTTTGGTGAAGGCCCGTCTTCATCCCGTCAACGGGcgctgcctccgcctcctcagATCGCGGAGGAAGACGAGTGTCCCATCTGTCACCGCGAGCTGCCATCCCGGGAGCTGCCTGActtcgacgagctgcgagaATCTCACATCACCATGTGCATCCAAGCGCACAGCACCTACGGCAGCCCGATGCCCCGAGATGGGGACGACGGAGAGGCCCCCCTagcggcgccacggcggacCGGCATGTACTCGtacgcggcgacggagaaggactgcatcgacgacgccgagtgCACAATTTGCTTGGAAGAATTTACGGTGGGCGTGGCAATGGCGCGCCTCGAGTGTCTCTGCCGTTTCCACCGGGCATGCATATCGGCGTGGTTTGTGAACCACCCGGGGCGGTGTCCCGTCCACCAGCATGACGGCTTCGGATTTTAG